acagcgacgacgacgacgacaacgacaagcagtctttctgctttctgcacaGAAATGGTTTAGTGTCccctgtcgtcgttgtcgttgtcgtcgtcatcatcatcgagtggTTTTTTTGGCGTCGTCAGAAGATTGACACAAGCCTGAGCGAGAGAATATCGAGATTtgtccaccacaccacgaagCGACCTTGGACCGAAACGCAACCAATCACTCTCGAAACATTTAGTTTTTaggtttttgtcgtttttcttcttttaagAACGTTTTTTATTAGacttatttctctctctctctctctcttgtgattctcgatcgatcgatcaaagatATCCGTAAAACATTAAACTCCCCGAACACTCACCAGTATCGAGACCGTAATGTGGCGATGAGCCCGTACTGGCGAACGTGTATCCCCCGTAGTCCAGCGTAGTACCGGCCCCGCTACCTGTCACTGATGCTGGTTGATGATTGCCGCCTGCGCCTGGTGAACCGACCGGTGtaacaccgccgccgccggtgacgagtgacgatgaggacgaggacgaaggtGGTGTTTCGTGAAGggacgtgtgtgtgatctTCGAGTAGTGCCCCAAACCGGACGGATCACCGACGGGATAATGCCAGGAAGAACCGACGGCGGCCGGTGCACTTTGTTCGCCGTACAACGCGGATCCAAGATTGCCGCCGGCACcgccggcaacagcagcaccggaagctGTAGTACCGGCCCCGCCACCAGCTCCACCACTTCCCGCTGCCATAATGGCAGCCGCTGGCGGAATGTTACCGTACTCGGTGGCGTAACCGGCGGCGTACGGCTGCGTGAGATAGCTCCCGGGAAGCTCGGTCAGCTCGTAACCGGCGTTCCCGGTCGGATAGAACGCGCTACCGGGCGGTCCGTAACCCTTGAGCTGCTGCTTACGGCGGAAACCGCGGGGGCGCCGCCTCAGGCTGCCCTCGTCCTCGAACATGTACTCGGCCGACGCATCGATCGTCCAGTAGTGGCCCTTGCCCGGTTTGCCGCACTCCTTCGGCAGCTTCTTGAAACACTCGTTCAGGCTCAGATTGTGGCGGACCGAGTTCTTCCATCCGTTGTACTCGCCATTAAAAAACtcgtatctgtgtgtgtgtgtgcgagaacgagaacaaaGAACAGACAAAGAAAAGGCATTTAGACGAGAcgatccggtgtccggtgacAGATGATGAAGCATCCATTTCGGAATGTCATTCAAAAGAAGGGTTTTGCGGAGATGCTCCGATCGGACCTCCAGACACTCCAGACATTTCGCTCGATGAACACTCGAACACTTACTTCGACTGGAGATACTTGTAGATTTCGCTGAGTGTGCGGCGCCGGTGCGGTGAATCCTTGATCGCCATCACGATCATGTTGATGTAGCTGAGCTGCGGTTTCTCCTGCCGGCGGCCACCGTGCGCTTTCTTCTGCCCCTCCGGTGTCGTACTGCTGAGCTGctgttcaccaccaccaccaccccctccgctGCCACTAGAGCTTACCGTCTTTCTtgcggaaccaccaccggaagaggaagacgatGTAGCGGTGACGGTACCGGCGCCACTCACTGGCGGGGTCGTGCTCGAACCAGGCGATCCCAGCGGACTGCCCGGTGACATTGAGGACGATTTGGGCAGTGCCGAGTGCCCCCCGGTGCCACCGGAACTACCGACACTCGGTTCACAGTGCAACACAGTTGTCTCACCGTTGTCCAACGATCCCGTGCTGTCATGCGGTTCCAcctgcagctgatgatgatgctgcatcgcatgatgctgctgctgctgctgctgctgctgctgctgtggctgcacCAGATGCGAATGGTGATTTGGGAGTGCAGTCGTCCCCGCTACGAACGGATTCGTGACGATCGATGTCGTGGAGGACGAGATTGGTGAAACGGTTCCGGCGCTGCTCCCGTTGCTACGGCTGCGTTGCTGCAGCAGGGAAGCACCAAGATCCGGGCACGATACCGCCACACCGTAACCCATCATTGAATCGCTGCTCGAGAGCTTCAACCCGTTGATGGTACTCTCGAGCAGATaggtgccggtggccgatggtggcAGCCGCGGGTTGGTCGTTCCACCGTGGTCGGCCAACACTCCGCCATCACTCAACGGATCATCGTTTACCGGGGCGATGAGGTGGTAGGACGAACGGTGATTGATGTAGTACGAGGAGATCTTCTcaaactgatggtgatgcggatggtggtggtgggggtggtgggggtggtggtgatgggggtggtggtggtggtggtggtggtggtacatcGACGGTATCTTACCACCCTCCGAGTCCGATTTCAACTCCACCGGCCCTCCACCGGTGGTCTGGTATTGCGCGATCGACGGTGAATGACGTCCGTCGTCCATCTCGTCCTTGACGTCCAGCCCGTGCTGGCCGGCTGGATGgtgatgaagctgctgctgctgatgatgatgctcctgctgatgaatgtgatgatgatgctgaatgtgctgctgctgttgctgctgatggtgctgctggaggtgatggttctgttgttgttgctgctgctgctgctgctgctgatgttgttgttgctgttgctgctgctgctgatgatgatgtccgtGCTGCGATGGATGTCCGATTGCGTGCGATCCGTGGtgaggatgataatgatgatagtgatgattcatcatcgatcgatcatcctGCAGGCCTTGGAGGGCCGGATTCTCGATAATGTGCGGAGTGGCCATCACTATGTTGGACGATAGCGTACGGTAATGGTATCCAGGACTGCcgttagcagcagtagcagcacttcCCATTAACCCTTGCTCCTCTTGCACATCCACGATCGAACTCGCGGTATCCATGTGCTCTtccgttttaatcattgttatacacagcacacacacacgcgcacacggatcGACTCAGTAAACTCACTCACTTCTGCTTTCACAAAGACCGTGACGGTTGATCACTCTATTTCGCGCACAAAATGAAGATCACTTTCGCGATCCTCGACGCtgatataaatatttatcataaACTCTGCTTCGATCGGCTTATTTGCACTCTCCTCACACTCGATGCGCCCGGTTCACGAGCGACTGCAAAACTGCACACGCATTCACTAGAACCGTGATCCTGCACTGAGGATCCTGCACATCACCCACCATCAAGTACACCGAAACTTGGCTTCTgttcctactgctgctgctgctgctgctgacgatgacgatgacgatggaacGACGACTTCAGCGCCCGGAAAGCGTGTCTCGCGTGTCTGCACTTGACGAAGCGTAATGATCGACTAATTTGAGAAATCCTTTtcctaaaaaacaaaatacctcccgaaatgtaaacaacggccgacggtcggtcgatctttcggtccggaccgggaccg
This sequence is a window from Anopheles darlingi chromosome 3, idAnoDarlMG_H_01, whole genome shotgun sequence. Protein-coding genes within it:
- the LOC125955578 gene encoding forkhead box protein biniou — translated: MIKTEEHMDTASSIVDVQEEQGLMGSAATAANGSPGYHYRTLSSNIVMATPHIIENPALQGLQDDRSMMNHHYHHYHPHHGSQLDVKDEMDDGRHSPSIAQYQTTGGGPVELKSDSEGGKIPSMYHHHHHHHHPHHHHPHHPHHHHPHHHQFEKISSYYINHRSSYHLIAPVNDDPLSDGGVLADHGGTTNPRLPPSATGTYLLESTINGLKLSSSDSMMGYGVAVSCPDLGASLLQQRSRSNGSSAGTVSPISSSTTSIVTNPFVAGTTALPNHHSHLVQPQQQQQQQQQQHHAMQHHHQLQVEPHDSTGSLDNGETTVLHCEPSVGSSGGTGGHSALPKSSSMSPGSPLGSPGSSTTPPVSGAGTVTATSSSSSGGGSARKTVSSSGSGGGGGGGEQQLSSTTPEGQKKAHGGRRQEKPQLSYINMIVMAIKDSPHRRRTLSEIYKYLQSKYEFFNGEYNGWKNSVRHNLSLNECFKKLPKECGKPGKGHYWTIDASAEYMFEDEGSLRRRPRGFRRKQQLKGYGPPGSAFYPTGNAGYELTELPGSYLTQPYAAGYATEYGNIPPAAAIMAAGSGGAGGGAGTTASGAAVAGGAGGNLGSALYGEQSAPAAVGSSWHYPVGDPSGLGHYSKITHTSLHETPPSSSSSSSLVTGGGGVTPVGSPGAGGNHQPASVTGSGAGTTLDYGGYTFASTGSSPHYGLDTGLKMVSSLGQMVPSVASSSTGASTPSSSAVVPPVGSPSLATLVISHAGSSGDGSGTPTPAGSVLVATDNSSTDGGSTMECKTTGSSYGLVGHSHEQKQQQQQQQRHVVVGFIN